From Aquabacter sp. L1I39, the proteins below share one genomic window:
- a CDS encoding endonuclease domain-containing protein — MMTTGPGDKARANARRLRTAMTDAEKHLWREIRAHRLAGLGFRRQHPVGPYILDFVCLSGRLVVEVDGGQHYAPAGMARDGRRDAYLRSQGFRVLRFSNLDVLGNLQGVLETILEAVARDHCNATGLIPGAGEGGEGDGTGRAGSPDDVTDREP; from the coding sequence ATGATGACGACCGGTCCAGGAGATAAGGCGCGCGCCAATGCACGTCGCCTGCGAACGGCCATGACAGATGCCGAGAAACATCTGTGGCGGGAGATCCGTGCCCATCGGCTCGCTGGCCTCGGATTTCGCCGACAACATCCGGTCGGCCCCTACATCCTCGATTTCGTCTGCCTGTCCGGGCGGCTGGTCGTGGAGGTGGATGGTGGCCAACATTACGCGCCCGCCGGCATGGCCCGTGATGGCCGCCGGGATGCCTATCTGCGGTCTCAGGGCTTTCGGGTGCTGCGCTTTTCCAATCTTGATGTCCTTGGCAACCTTCAGGGCGTCCTTGAGACGATCCTTGAGGCGGTTGCCAGGGATCATTGCAACGCAACTGGCCTGATCCCCGGCGCGGGTGAGGGCGGGGAGGGGGACGGCACGGGCCGTGCCGGCTCTCCTGACGATGTGACGGATCGCGAACCATGA
- the pheT gene encoding phenylalanine--tRNA ligase subunit beta: protein MKFTLSWLKEHLDTTASLDEIVERLTLVGLEVEGVEDKAKALAPFVVGEVLTAEKHPNADKLRVCTVSTGGAPIQVVCGAPNARAGLKTVFAAPGTVIPATGTELKIGKIRDVESRGMLCSAREMGLSEEHDGILELPADAPVGAPFADVLGLGDPVIEIAVTPNRADCLGIWGVARDLAAAGLGTLKTRDVKPVDGTFPSPVQVRLDFGDTPSLCPLFALRVVRGVKNGPSPDWLQAKLRAIGLRPINALVDITNLLTVDRDRPLHVFDLKKVHGDLVVRRGRAGESLLALDGRTYALDDTMCVIADDKGVESLAGIMGGEESGCDEGTTDVVIESALWEPINIAQTGRKLGINSDARFRFERGIDPAFALPGLELATRLVMDLCGGEPSQVVLAGAEPDTRRTIHFPLSEVKRLSGLEASEAEMIGVLERLGFTVSGSAPVVQVVPPSWRADVEGKADLVEEVVRILGLARVPSTELPRDGGGRRPVLTALQLRTRKARRALAARGLVEAVTWSFVSKAQAELFGGGKPELALSNPIASDLSDMRPSLLPGLIRAAQANADRGYGDVALFEVGQVFAGDQPKDQTMSAAGLRRATAKPLGAGRHWSGAAKAVDVFDAKADALAALAACGAPVANLQVTADAPGWYHPGRSGILRLGRNAIGYFGELHPTVLEALDAGGPLVAFELILDPLPEPKAKATKVKPLIDLSAFQPVRRDFAFIVDRTVGAADILKAAQGVDKKLITGASVFDVYEGAGIDAAKKSVAIEVTLQPRERTLTDAEIETVAGKIVAEVSKKTGATLRA from the coding sequence ATGAAATTCACCCTCTCCTGGCTCAAGGAGCATCTGGACACCACCGCTTCCCTCGACGAGATCGTCGAGCGCCTCACCCTCGTCGGGCTCGAGGTGGAAGGGGTGGAGGACAAGGCCAAGGCGCTTGCCCCCTTCGTGGTGGGCGAGGTGCTCACCGCCGAGAAGCACCCCAATGCCGACAAGCTCCGGGTCTGCACGGTGTCCACCGGCGGCGCGCCCATCCAGGTGGTGTGCGGCGCGCCCAATGCGCGGGCGGGCCTGAAGACCGTCTTCGCCGCCCCCGGCACGGTCATCCCCGCCACCGGCACGGAACTGAAGATCGGCAAGATCCGCGACGTGGAAAGCCGCGGCATGCTGTGCTCGGCCCGCGAGATGGGTCTTTCCGAAGAGCATGACGGCATCCTGGAACTGCCGGCGGATGCCCCCGTGGGCGCGCCTTTTGCCGACGTTCTCGGCTTGGGCGATCCCGTCATCGAGATCGCCGTCACCCCCAACCGGGCCGATTGCCTGGGCATCTGGGGCGTGGCGCGCGATCTGGCCGCCGCCGGTCTCGGCACGCTGAAGACCCGCGACGTGAAGCCGGTGGACGGCACCTTCCCCTCGCCGGTCCAGGTGCGGCTCGACTTCGGCGACACGCCCTCCCTCTGCCCGCTCTTCGCGCTGCGGGTGGTGCGGGGCGTGAAGAACGGCCCCTCGCCGGATTGGCTCCAGGCCAAGCTGCGCGCCATCGGGCTGCGGCCCATCAATGCGCTGGTGGATATCACCAACCTGCTCACCGTGGATCGTGACCGGCCGCTCCACGTCTTCGACCTGAAGAAGGTCCATGGCGATCTGGTGGTGCGGCGGGGCCGGGCGGGCGAGAGCCTCTTGGCGCTCGACGGGCGCACTTATGCGCTCGATGACACCATGTGCGTGATCGCCGACGACAAGGGCGTCGAAAGCCTTGCCGGCATCATGGGCGGCGAGGAATCGGGCTGCGACGAGGGCACCACCGACGTGGTGATCGAATCCGCGCTCTGGGAGCCCATCAACATCGCCCAGACCGGCCGCAAGCTCGGCATCAATTCCGACGCCCGCTTCCGGTTCGAGCGCGGCATCGACCCGGCCTTCGCGCTGCCGGGCCTCGAACTGGCGACCCGCCTCGTCATGGACCTGTGCGGCGGCGAGCCCTCGCAGGTGGTGTTGGCGGGCGCCGAGCCCGACACCCGCCGCACCATCCATTTCCCCCTCTCCGAGGTGAAGCGCCTGTCTGGCCTCGAAGCCTCCGAGGCGGAGATGATCGGCGTGCTGGAGCGGCTCGGCTTCACGGTTAGCGGATCCGCGCCCGTGGTGCAGGTGGTTCCGCCCTCCTGGCGGGCCGATGTGGAGGGCAAGGCGGATCTGGTGGAAGAGGTGGTGCGCATCCTGGGCCTTGCCCGCGTGCCCTCCACCGAGCTGCCGCGCGATGGCGGCGGCCGCCGGCCGGTGCTCACCGCCCTTCAGCTGCGCACCCGCAAGGCCCGCCGGGCGCTGGCCGCCCGTGGGCTGGTGGAAGCGGTGACATGGTCCTTCGTTTCCAAGGCGCAGGCGGAGCTGTTTGGCGGCGGCAAGCCGGAACTGGCTTTGTCCAATCCCATCGCCTCTGACCTGTCCGATATGCGCCCGAGCCTGCTGCCCGGCCTTATCCGCGCGGCCCAGGCCAATGCGGACCGGGGCTATGGCGATGTGGCTCTGTTCGAGGTGGGCCAGGTGTTCGCCGGCGACCAGCCCAAGGACCAGACCATGTCCGCCGCCGGCCTGCGCCGCGCGACCGCCAAGCCCTTAGGGGCCGGCCGCCACTGGTCGGGCGCCGCCAAGGCGGTGGATGTGTTCGACGCCAAGGCGGATGCGCTGGCAGCGCTTGCCGCCTGCGGCGCGCCGGTGGCCAATCTCCAGGTCACGGCGGATGCGCCCGGCTGGTATCATCCCGGCCGCTCGGGCATTCTGCGTCTTGGACGTAACGCGATCGGCTATTTCGGTGAGCTTCATCCCACCGTGCTGGAAGCGTTGGATGCGGGTGGGCCGCTAGTGGCATTTGAATTGATCTTGGATCCGTTGCCCGAGCCCAAGGCCAAGGCCACCAAGGTGAAGCCGCTCATCGACCTCTCCGCCTTCCAGCCAGTGCGGCGCGACTTCGCCTTCATCGTCGACCGGACGGTGGGTGCGGCCGATATCCTCAAGGCGGCCCAGGGCGTCGACAAGAAGCTCATCACCGGGGCGAGCGTGTTCGACGTCTATGAGGGCGCCGGCATCGACGCGGCCAAGAAGTCGGTGGCCATCGAGGTCACCCTCCAGCCCCGCGAACGCACGCTCACCGATGCGGAAATCGAGACGGTGGCGGGCAAGATCGTCGCCGAAGTGAGCAAGAAGACCGGCGCCACGCTGCGTGCGTGA
- the rplT gene encoding 50S ribosomal protein L20, producing MARVKRGVTSHAKHKKVFKAAKGFYGRRKNTIRAAKSAVERSMQYAYRDRKVKKRNFRALWIQRINAGVRALDLDLTYSRFIDGLGKAGIEVDRKVLSDIAIHEPDAFKALVEKAKAALA from the coding sequence ATGGCCCGCGTCAAACGTGGCGTTACGTCCCACGCCAAGCACAAGAAGGTCTTCAAAGCCGCCAAGGGCTTTTACGGCCGTCGCAAGAATACCATCCGCGCTGCCAAGTCGGCCGTCGAACGGTCGATGCAGTATGCGTATCGCGATCGCAAGGTGAAGAAGCGGAACTTCCGCGCCTTGTGGATCCAGCGCATCAATGCCGGCGTGCGCGCCCTTGATCTCGACCTGACCTATTCTCGATTTATCGATGGTCTCGGCAAGGCCGGGATCGAGGTCGACCGCAAGGTGCTCTCGGATATCGCCATCCACGAGCCCGACGCGTTCAAGGCCCTGGTGGAGAAGGCCAAGGCCGCTCTGGCCTGA
- the pheS gene encoding phenylalanine--tRNA ligase subunit alpha has protein sequence MSELVLTDHPGLDALEREIASGILAAGDEAALEQVRIAALGKKGSVSELLKSLGAMSPDERKMMGPAINGLRDRIQGLMAVRRETLKAAALEARLATERVDVTLPVREAPAEIGRVHPIAQVTEELTAIFADMGFAVAEGPDIETDFHNFTALNFPAGHPAREMHDTFFLPPGANGERKVLRTHTSPVQVRTMLSQKPPIRVICPGRTYRCDSDQTHTPMFHQVEGLVIDKGSHLGHLKWILEEFCKAFFEVDRVTMRFRPSFFPFTEPSMEVDIQCDRSRPGEIRFGEGNDWLEILGCGMVHPNVLRNCGIDPDEYQGFAWGMGIDRIAMLKYGMNDLRAFFEADVRWLSHYGFRPLDFPTLAGGLSA, from the coding sequence ATGTCCGAACTCGTTCTCACCGACCATCCCGGCCTCGACGCGCTGGAGCGCGAGATTGCCAGCGGCATCCTGGCCGCCGGCGACGAGGCGGCCCTCGAACAGGTGCGCATCGCCGCGCTCGGCAAGAAGGGCTCGGTCTCCGAGCTCCTGAAGTCGCTGGGCGCCATGAGCCCTGACGAGCGCAAGATGATGGGCCCCGCCATCAACGGCCTTCGCGACCGCATCCAGGGCCTGATGGCCGTGCGCCGCGAGACGCTGAAGGCCGCCGCCCTGGAGGCGCGCCTCGCCACCGAGCGCGTGGATGTGACGCTGCCCGTGCGCGAGGCACCGGCCGAGATTGGCCGGGTGCACCCCATCGCCCAGGTCACCGAGGAACTGACCGCCATTTTCGCCGACATGGGCTTTGCCGTGGCGGAAGGGCCGGACATCGAGACCGACTTCCATAACTTCACGGCGCTCAACTTCCCGGCCGGTCATCCGGCGCGGGAGATGCACGACACCTTCTTCCTGCCGCCCGGCGCCAATGGCGAGCGCAAGGTGCTGCGCACCCACACTTCCCCGGTGCAGGTGCGCACCATGCTGTCCCAGAAGCCGCCCATCCGCGTCATCTGCCCCGGCCGCACCTATCGCTGCGACAGTGACCAGACCCACACCCCCATGTTCCACCAGGTGGAGGGCCTCGTCATCGACAAGGGCTCGCACCTTGGGCACCTGAAGTGGATCCTGGAGGAGTTCTGCAAGGCCTTCTTCGAGGTGGACCGCGTGACCATGCGCTTCCGCCCCTCCTTCTTCCCCTTCACGGAACCCTCCATGGAGGTGGACATCCAGTGCGACCGCTCCCGCCCCGGCGAGATCCGGTTCGGCGAGGGCAATGACTGGCTGGAAATCCTGGGCTGCGGGATGGTGCATCCCAACGTGCTGCGCAATTGCGGCATCGACCCGGACGAGTACCAGGGCTTTGCCTGGGGCATGGGGATCGACCGCATCGCCATGCTGAAATACGGCATGAACGACCTGCGCGCCTTCTTCGAGGCCGATGTGCGCTGGCTCTCCCATTACGGCTTCCGGCCCCTGGACTTCCCGACCCTGGCGGGCGGGCTGAGCGCGTGA